One region of Parerythrobacter jejuensis genomic DNA includes:
- a CDS encoding S1/P1 nuclease, producing the protein MGHRTIRRRASRLIGFALGFLALLAPLPAQAWGFFAHTVTGDIALANIRPETRAAMERLFRAEALLGTPECDLATLQDATVWPDCVRRSRWRWGHTAAWHYRTTPICEPYNPRRNCPGGNCILAQIDRNQRILADESLPANVRLQALAFMVHFVGDVHMPLHHGDKDDRGGNDREADYGIAPGLNLHWIWDGPLAERAITSAQPSLVRHYSAAERAELAGGTSADWGRESWQISRDWVYPTAFDTEEVCERELPGATKLTQEDIRQSIPVSQRRVTQAGLRMARLLDEAFAPGPLPEPQRN; encoded by the coding sequence ATGGGTCATCGAACAATACGAAGGCGCGCCAGCCGCCTGATCGGCTTCGCGCTGGGCTTTCTGGCGCTGTTGGCACCGCTACCGGCGCAGGCGTGGGGCTTCTTCGCCCACACTGTGACAGGCGATATTGCGCTGGCCAATATCCGGCCCGAGACCCGCGCCGCGATGGAGCGGTTGTTCCGTGCTGAAGCTCTGCTCGGCACACCCGAATGCGATCTGGCGACATTGCAGGATGCCACGGTGTGGCCGGATTGTGTGCGCCGCAGCCGCTGGCGCTGGGGGCATACGGCAGCCTGGCATTATCGCACCACGCCCATCTGCGAGCCGTATAATCCACGCCGCAACTGCCCGGGTGGCAATTGCATCCTGGCGCAGATTGATCGCAACCAGCGCATCCTGGCTGACGAAAGCCTGCCCGCAAATGTGCGGCTGCAGGCACTCGCCTTCATGGTCCATTTTGTCGGTGATGTGCACATGCCCTTGCACCACGGCGACAAGGATGATCGCGGCGGGAACGACCGCGAGGCTGACTATGGCATCGCACCCGGCCTCAATCTGCACTGGATTTGGGATGGCCCACTGGCAGAGCGGGCGATTACGTCGGCGCAGCCTTCGCTGGTGCGGCATTATAGCGCGGCCGAAAGGGCGGAACTGGCGGGCGGCACTTCTGCCGATTGGGGCCGCGAAAGCTGGCAGATCAGCCGCGACTGGGTTTATCCGACCGCCTTCGATACCGAAGAGGTATGCGAGCGTGAACTGCCCGGGGCGACCAAGCTGACGCAGGAAGATATCCGCCAGAGTATCCCTGTGTCGCAACGCCGCGTGACCCAGGCGGGCTTACGCATGGCACGTCTGCTGGATGAGGCGTTTGCCCCGGGGCCTCTGCCGGAGCCGCAGCGGAACTAG
- the yihA gene encoding ribosome biogenesis GTP-binding protein YihA/YsxC yields MIGTLETQEEKDAARLFSGRVDFLLSAPQLKFLPEPTVPEIAFCGRSNVGKSSLLNALTGRRAIARASVTPGRTQELNFFEVGEPTRFRLVDMPGYGFAKAPVKVVEKWKKLVKTYLRGRPVLARNLVLVDSRHGLKDVDREMMRMLDEAAVGYRVVLTKADKIKASELDATAAKVADEIRKHPAAFPELHITSSEKGMGIAALRAAVVADALQT; encoded by the coding sequence GTGATCGGCACTCTGGAAACCCAGGAAGAGAAAGACGCAGCCCGCCTGTTTTCCGGCCGCGTCGACTTCCTGCTGTCAGCGCCCCAGCTGAAATTCCTGCCCGAGCCGACGGTGCCCGAGATCGCCTTTTGCGGTCGCTCCAATGTCGGCAAGAGCTCGCTGCTCAATGCCCTGACAGGGCGCCGCGCGATTGCACGGGCATCGGTCACACCCGGGCGCACGCAGGAATTGAACTTCTTCGAAGTGGGGGAACCGACCCGGTTCCGCCTGGTCGATATGCCCGGCTATGGCTTCGCCAAAGCGCCGGTCAAGGTCGTCGAAAAATGGAAAAAGTTGGTCAAGACCTATCTGCGCGGCCGGCCGGTCTTGGCGCGCAACCTGGTGCTGGTCGACAGCCGTCACGGGCTGAAAGATGTTGACCGCGAGATGATGCGGATGCTGGATGAAGCCGCCGTCGGTTACCGCGTCGTGCTGACCAAAGCGGACAAGATCAAGGCCAGTGAACTGGACGCGACGGCCGCCAAAGTGGCCGACGAAATTCGCAAACACCCGGCGGCCTTTCCGGAGCTTCACATCACGAGCAGCGAAAAGGGTATGGGCATTGCTGCCCTGCGCGCCGCCGTGGTTGCGGATGCGCTCCAAACGTAA
- the dapE gene encoding succinyl-diaminopimelate desuccinylase — protein sequence MSDAIEFAQRLIAAPSVTPATGDVFAEMEAMLAPLGFEVHRFLKGEAPDGPVENLFAIRRGPSGSKHFAFAGHLDVVPPGEGWASAPFTPEKRGELLYGRGAVDMKGAIACMVEAVRHVPADTGTISFIITGDEEGPAVYGTRALIDFMAERGEEPDLCLVGEPTSVNRLGDMMKIGRRGSVNIWLEVVGNQGHVAYPHLAENPIPRLVAMLAELDSLTLDDGTDWFQPSNLEITDIEVGNVAHNVIPAKAKARISIRFNDVHSGQSLSDKVMAIAEKHGGHAKPIISGEPFLTPPGVFSQMVSDAVESETGVTPEQSTTGGTSDARFLRAVCPVIEFGLVNATMHKRDEAVAMPDLDTLSRIYTRIATAALTS from the coding sequence ATGTCTGACGCTATCGAATTCGCGCAGCGCCTGATCGCCGCGCCCAGTGTGACCCCGGCCACCGGGGATGTGTTTGCCGAAATGGAGGCGATGCTCGCCCCACTCGGTTTCGAAGTGCATCGCTTCCTCAAGGGCGAAGCGCCTGATGGGCCGGTCGAGAACCTGTTCGCAATCCGTCGTGGTCCGTCGGGTTCGAAGCATTTCGCCTTTGCCGGACATTTGGATGTGGTGCCGCCGGGCGAGGGATGGGCCAGCGCGCCATTCACCCCCGAAAAGCGCGGCGAACTACTCTACGGCCGCGGCGCGGTCGATATGAAGGGCGCGATTGCCTGCATGGTGGAGGCGGTTCGCCATGTCCCCGCCGACACGGGTACGATCAGCTTCATCATTACCGGCGATGAAGAAGGTCCGGCGGTCTATGGCACTCGTGCCCTGATCGATTTCATGGCCGAGCGTGGGGAAGAACCGGATTTGTGCCTCGTGGGGGAACCCACATCGGTCAACCGGTTGGGCGACATGATGAAGATCGGGCGGCGCGGCTCGGTCAATATCTGGCTGGAGGTGGTCGGCAACCAGGGACATGTGGCCTATCCGCATCTGGCCGAAAACCCGATCCCGCGACTGGTAGCGATGCTGGCGGAGCTCGACAGTCTTACTCTCGATGACGGGACCGACTGGTTCCAGCCTTCCAACCTCGAAATCACCGATATTGAGGTCGGCAATGTTGCGCACAATGTCATCCCCGCAAAGGCCAAGGCGCGCATCTCGATCCGCTTCAATGATGTCCATTCGGGCCAATCCTTGTCGGACAAGGTGATGGCAATTGCCGAAAAGCATGGGGGCCATGCCAAGCCGATCATCTCGGGGGAGCCTTTTCTCACCCCGCCGGGTGTGTTTTCGCAAATGGTTTCGGACGCGGTGGAATCGGAAACCGGCGTAACGCCCGAACAATCCACTACCGGCGGGACATCCGATGCGCGCTTCCTGCGTGCAGTGTGCCCGGTGATCGAATTCGGGCTGGTCAATGCCACCATGCACAAGCGCGACGAGGCGGTAGCCATGCCCGACCTCGATACGCTAAGCCGCATCTATACGCGCATCGCAACAGCGGCGCTGACATCTTAA
- a CDS encoding cupin domain-containing protein: protein MPKLDLDTIPQTNATGYPAPFDAEVEGRWYRRLAPAAGLDHIAATHVVLKPGAYSSQRHWHRELDELLVMVAGQAVLIEDDGETLLRPGDVVAWAAGAQNGHRLHNRSGVDCVFVVTAAGDRDADSGVYPDIDMVFDADGYARKDGTRYDTHRIP, encoded by the coding sequence ATGCCCAAACTCGACCTGGATACCATCCCGCAAACCAATGCGACCGGCTATCCTGCCCCCTTCGATGCGGAGGTAGAGGGGCGCTGGTATCGACGTTTGGCGCCCGCTGCGGGGCTGGACCACATCGCGGCGACCCATGTGGTGTTGAAGCCGGGCGCCTATTCCTCCCAGCGGCATTGGCACCGCGAGCTGGACGAGCTGCTGGTGATGGTTGCCGGGCAGGCCGTGCTGATCGAGGATGACGGCGAAACGCTCTTGCGGCCCGGCGACGTCGTGGCTTGGGCAGCGGGCGCGCAAAACGGGCATCGCTTGCACAACCGCTCGGGCGTAGACTGCGTGTTCGTAGTCACCGCAGCCGGAGATCGGGATGCTGATTCAGGCGTCTATCCCGATATCGACATGGTCTTCGATGCCGACGGTTATGCCCGCAAAGACGGGACCCGTTACGACACCCACCGTATCCCCTAG
- a CDS encoding glutathione S-transferase family protein: MKLIIGNKNYSSWSLRGWLAAKQSGLHFEEIIVPMFGEEWQQKKLQEEGGMMPSSGKVPILWDEETVVWDSLAILEYLSDKVGRDRFWPKDDTARGMARSMVAEMHSSYASLRSECPMNIRQRFEGARISDGTKQDVVRILGLWAEARARFGSGGPFLFGTFGAADIYYAPVVSRFLSYGFGVPGFAESYMQAVWEHEWLQAWIAAAEDEEWVIEQYEGAPAA; encoded by the coding sequence ATGAAACTGATCATCGGTAACAAGAATTATTCGAGTTGGAGCCTGCGCGGCTGGCTGGCGGCGAAGCAATCGGGCCTGCATTTCGAAGAAATCATCGTGCCGATGTTTGGCGAGGAATGGCAGCAGAAGAAGCTGCAGGAAGAGGGCGGCATGATGCCTTCTTCGGGCAAGGTACCGATCCTGTGGGACGAAGAAACCGTCGTCTGGGACAGTCTCGCGATCCTCGAATATCTGAGCGACAAGGTCGGTCGCGACCGTTTCTGGCCCAAGGATGATACCGCGCGCGGCATGGCCCGCAGCATGGTGGCTGAAATGCACAGCTCTTACGCCTCGCTGCGCAGCGAATGCCCGATGAACATCCGGCAGCGCTTCGAAGGTGCGCGCATATCGGATGGGACCAAGCAGGATGTCGTGCGTATCCTGGGCCTGTGGGCAGAGGCGCGGGCGCGCTTCGGCTCGGGCGGGCCCTTCCTGTTCGGCACATTCGGTGCGGCAGATATCTACTACGCGCCAGTGGTTAGCCGTTTCCTCTCCTATGGCTTCGGTGTACCCGGCTTCGCCGAAAGCTATATGCAGGCTGTGTGGGAGCATGAATGGCTTCAGGCCTGGATTGCCGCGGCAGAGGACGAAGAATGGGTCATCGAACAATACGAAGGCGCGCCAGCCGCCTGA